One window of Sphingobacteriales bacterium genomic DNA carries:
- a CDS encoding TRC40/GET3/ArsA family transport-energizing ATPase — protein MRIILFTGKGGVGKTTIAAATALDAAQKGYKTLVISTDPAHSLSDALNIPLSPEPVEVAPNLYGQEFDVYYSMKKYWGNMRQLMLSLFKWRGVENVVAEELSVLPGMEEASAFLWLEKYYSENNYDLIVIDSAPTGETLTLLTLPQVTQSWLVKAFPGQSTAVKTMGFVVRKTTGIPLDKGYAELENLFAKLEKVQKIFLNPDICSIRIVANPERMVIQEAKRAYTYLQMYGYNVDALVVNRILPTVEAGSLFEKYLITQQQYLSEIEEAFSPLPIFKVLHRGQEVFGLDLLKTIGHDIYAKINPAEVLHRESPFEVHEDEQYYEIRIKLPFIKQPDFTLQKFGDELIITLANRRKSIILPRFANFLTLSGYEFKEPWLLVRLSKGGNEQ, from the coding sequence ATGCGCATTATTTTGTTTACCGGCAAAGGAGGAGTAGGAAAAACCACCATTGCTGCCGCAACTGCTTTAGATGCAGCTCAAAAAGGATACAAAACCTTAGTGATTTCTACTGACCCTGCACATAGTCTTTCCGATGCTCTGAACATTCCTCTTTCACCCGAACCGGTCGAAGTCGCTCCTAATTTGTACGGACAAGAATTTGATGTTTATTACTCTATGAAAAAATATTGGGGCAATATGCGTCAATTGATGTTGAGTTTGTTCAAATGGAGAGGGGTTGAAAATGTAGTTGCCGAAGAACTTTCGGTACTTCCCGGTATGGAAGAAGCCTCTGCTTTTTTATGGCTGGAAAAATACTACTCTGAAAACAACTATGACCTTATAGTAATTGACAGCGCACCAACCGGAGAAACCCTTACCTTACTTACATTACCGCAAGTAACCCAATCATGGTTGGTAAAGGCATTTCCCGGGCAAAGCACAGCGGTAAAAACGATGGGATTTGTGGTTCGGAAAACAACTGGGATACCCCTTGACAAAGGCTATGCTGAATTGGAAAATTTGTTTGCCAAATTGGAAAAGGTTCAGAAGATTTTTTTAAATCCGGATATCTGTTCCATTCGTATTGTGGCAAACCCTGAAAGAATGGTTATTCAGGAAGCTAAACGGGCTTATACTTACCTCCAAATGTATGGCTATAATGTTGATGCATTGGTCGTCAACCGGATTTTACCTACTGTTGAAGCAGGGTCTCTTTTTGAAAAATACCTGATTACACAACAACAGTATCTTTCAGAAATAGAAGAAGCATTTTCACCGCTACCGATATTTAAAGTGCTGCATCGCGGACAGGAAGTTTTTGGTCTCGACTTGCTAAAAACAATAGGACACGATATTTATGCCAAAATAAATCCGGCAGAAGTGCTTCACCGCGAAAGTCCTTTTGAAGTACATGAAGATGAACAATATTACGAAATCCGCATTAAACTTCCATTCATCAAACAACCCGATTTTACCCTGCAGAAGTTTGGCGACGAATTGATTATAACATTGGCAAACCGCCGTAAAAGTATCATTTTGCCAAGATTTGCCAATTTCCTGACTCTTAGCGGATATGAATTTAAGGAACCATGGTTATTGGTCCGGCTGTCAAAGGGGGGCAATGAACAATAG
- a CDS encoding NmrA/HSCARG family protein gives MSELKTIIVCGATGKQGGAVLDALVESGAWRVVAISRETTNDKAEEIKKKGVAVIQADLADRSSLVNAFKGAYAVYGVTMPLNPKGKIDTEYEWLQGQNIVEACVANNIQHLVLSTVLYVEEGQEKTLTYVKRKVDIENLVKEKEIPYTFLCPGSFMDDFGGEYLPVKKNVITGTAANDAKLPHIACRDIGKVAALAFADPDNFKGKKLNLIGDFISGNELAEIATKLSDTKTYKHKPVPLLLMYLFAREWIPLRKHFERWGREPYPEEILRAVKQTRELLPEAMTFEQYLKWKRWDKKL, from the coding sequence ATGAGCGAACTTAAAACAATAATAGTATGTGGAGCTACTGGTAAGCAAGGGGGAGCGGTGCTTGACGCTTTGGTGGAAAGCGGTGCATGGAGAGTAGTAGCCATTTCAAGAGAGACTACCAATGATAAGGCAGAAGAGATTAAGAAAAAGGGAGTTGCGGTTATACAAGCCGACCTTGCTGACAGATCATCGTTGGTAAACGCCTTTAAAGGAGCCTATGCCGTATATGGCGTTACCATGCCATTGAATCCAAAAGGCAAGATCGACACAGAGTATGAATGGCTACAAGGACAGAACATTGTGGAAGCATGCGTTGCTAATAACATTCAGCACCTTGTTCTGAGTACGGTGCTATATGTTGAAGAAGGACAGGAAAAAACACTTACTTACGTGAAGCGAAAAGTAGATATTGAAAACCTGGTAAAGGAAAAGGAGATACCATACACCTTTCTCTGTCCCGGGTCATTTATGGACGATTTTGGTGGCGAGTATTTGCCGGTTAAAAAAAATGTGATTACGGGTACAGCTGCCAATGATGCGAAGCTACCACATATAGCTTGCCGTGATATTGGCAAAGTGGCGGCTTTAGCGTTTGCAGATCCAGACAATTTCAAAGGCAAAAAACTAAATCTTATCGGTGATTTTATTTCAGGAAACGAACTCGCAGAAATAGCAACAAAATTATCGGATACCAAGACTTACAAGCATAAACCTGTTCCCCTACTTCTGATGTATCTGTTTGCCAGAGAATGGATTCCTTTAAGAAAACATTTTGAACGATGGGGCAGGGAACCCTATCCTGAAGAAATATTGCGAGCAGTGAAGCAGACCCGGGAGCTACTTCCCGAAGCAATGACATTTGAGCAGTATCTGAAGTGGAAAAGATGGGATAAGAAACTTTAG
- a CDS encoding alpha/beta fold hydrolase, which yields MNSVVRSVFCLIFFSMLLTFSTLAQNSITGTWNGLLKIQGVQLRIVFHITSTDNGYQTTMDSPDQGVLGIAISSTNFEEPTLKLALPAAGIEYEGKLENEQNISGTFKQAGQSIALNLTKSDENQKELVRPQEPKGPFPYHSEDIAFENKQAGITLVGTLTMPQQEGKFPAVVLISGSGPQNRDSEILGHKLFWVIADYLTRNGIAVLRFDERGIGKSTGDFGNATSIDFAEDVMAGVDFLKSKTEIDTHNIGLIGHSEGGIIAPLIAAQTKDIAFMVLLGAPGIPCDELMLQQQGLIGKAQGLSESDIEISLAINKEIFDIVKNNNNPDKVKNELTKFLKEAVKNNPQTLIPEGMTEDEMINAQVKQLINPWMLYFINYNPSNVLEQVQCPVLALNGEKDLQVAPKENLAGIESALIKGKNNNFSIKVMPGLNHLFQECVTGAPDEYGSIEQTISPDALKEILMWIQALNK from the coding sequence ATGAATTCAGTCGTAAGATCTGTCTTTTGTTTAATCTTTTTCAGTATGTTACTAACTTTTTCAACTTTAGCTCAAAATAGTATTACCGGAACCTGGAACGGATTATTAAAAATACAAGGAGTTCAACTTAGAATTGTGTTTCACATTACAAGTACGGACAACGGGTATCAAACTACAATGGACAGTCCTGATCAGGGAGTCTTGGGTATTGCAATCAGTTCGACTAATTTTGAAGAACCTACTCTAAAACTTGCTTTACCTGCTGCAGGAATCGAATATGAAGGCAAATTAGAGAACGAACAAAATATTTCAGGCACTTTTAAACAAGCCGGGCAGTCTATTGCATTAAACTTGACTAAAAGTGATGAAAATCAAAAAGAATTAGTGCGTCCACAAGAACCGAAAGGTCCTTTCCCATATCATTCTGAAGACATTGCTTTTGAAAACAAACAAGCGGGGATCACTTTGGTGGGGACTTTAACAATGCCTCAACAAGAAGGTAAGTTTCCGGCAGTAGTTTTGATAAGTGGCAGTGGCCCTCAAAACAGAGATTCTGAAATATTAGGACATAAGTTATTTTGGGTAATTGCAGACTATCTTACCCGAAACGGTATTGCCGTATTGAGATTTGACGAAAGGGGGATTGGTAAATCAACCGGCGATTTTGGAAACGCTACAAGCATAGATTTTGCTGAGGATGTGATGGCAGGAGTGGACTTTTTGAAAAGTAAAACAGAAATTGACACTCACAACATCGGATTAATCGGGCACAGCGAAGGGGGGATAATTGCGCCACTGATTGCAGCCCAAACCAAAGACATTGCATTTATGGTTTTATTAGGCGCTCCGGGTATTCCCTGTGATGAACTGATGTTGCAGCAACAAGGTTTGATTGGCAAAGCTCAGGGTCTAAGTGAATCAGATATCGAAATTTCTTTGGCAATTAACAAAGAAATATTTGATATAGTTAAAAACAACAATAACCCTGATAAAGTGAAAAACGAACTGACCAAATTTCTAAAAGAAGCGGTTAAAAACAACCCCCAGACACTTATACCGGAAGGTATGACTGAAGATGAAATGATTAACGCACAGGTTAAGCAACTCATAAACCCCTGGATGTTATATTTTATCAATTACAACCCTTCGAATGTCTTAGAGCAGGTTCAGTGTCCGGTATTAGCACTCAATGGTGAAAAAGATTTACAGGTTGCACCAAAAGAAAATCTGGCAGGAATTGAAAGTGCACTGATAAAAGGTAAAAACAACAATTTTTCAATCAAAGTAATGCCCGGCTTAAACCATCTGTTTCAGGAATGTGTAACCGGTGCTCCAGATGAATATGGCTCAATTGAACAAACAATATCACCAGATGCCTTAAAAGAAATATTGATGTGGATTCAAGCGTTGAATAAATAA
- a CDS encoding response regulator transcription factor, which translates to MKNPKLLLVEDDPNLGDILREYLTEKGYDTTLCENGAEGFTAYNKHSYDICVLDIMMPVMDGFTLAKKIREKNEFIPIIFLTAKSMKEDKLEGFKVGGDDYLTKPFSMEELKLRLDAIWKRCQQQNTVIINTDIPDQFTIGTYVFKPTQQVLELEGEVTRLTTKENALLTMLCQNKNNITERDITLKSIWGQDNYFTARSMDVFITKLRKYLKNDPQINIINVHGKGYKLIDVV; encoded by the coding sequence ATGAAAAATCCAAAATTGTTACTTGTAGAAGATGACCCCAATTTAGGAGATATTTTACGGGAATATCTGACTGAAAAAGGTTATGATACAACACTTTGCGAAAACGGGGCAGAAGGCTTTACCGCCTATAATAAACATAGTTATGACATTTGTGTGTTAGATATTATGATGCCGGTAATGGACGGCTTTACACTTGCCAAAAAAATCAGAGAGAAAAATGAATTTATACCCATCATTTTTTTGACGGCAAAGTCAATGAAAGAGGATAAACTGGAAGGTTTTAAAGTTGGTGGGGACGATTATCTGACCAAACCATTTAGCATGGAAGAGTTAAAACTCAGACTTGATGCGATTTGGAAGCGTTGTCAGCAACAAAATACGGTAATAATAAATACCGATATACCTGATCAGTTCACAATCGGAACCTATGTTTTTAAACCTACTCAACAGGTTTTAGAATTAGAAGGTGAAGTAACCAGACTGACCACCAAGGAAAATGCCCTGCTTACCATGCTCTGTCAAAATAAGAACAATATTACCGAGCGTGATATCACCTTAAAATCTATTTGGGGGCAGGACAATTATTTTACCGCCCGTAGTATGGATGTTTTTATTACCAAACTGCGCAAATACCTTAAAAACGACCCTCAAATAAACATTATCAACGTTCATGGAAAGGGTTATAAACTCATTGACGTTGTATAA
- a CDS encoding PDZ domain-containing protein: MQNIQIRLLISVMAISLLGLIILQYKWIKEAIAAKEAFFSYTVNEALEKVAHKMEKLEAAQIMWSRYGPISEQDPKNLPPPFTPQITKTEKITIDSINSDNTVIVKKSVTSKTGGAFLGVLLDMAPEELGPGVLVAKVIENSPAEAAGLKEGDIITAIDSIKVYAALDVQQVVGNHTAGDKVAIRYKRPRILQPQTLIAEATIVKPNDGLNLTDNDVVYQKMLSVQQLQPDSNMLWFENIDTTALATLAVKMEQSYQHIQSIATEMLLIKKPIKDRFDRKALEATLKANLNNAGINIPYEYCLRSGEECTTNSNVVYANCKVADLSNEILSTPYRKTIGQSALFAPTAELLLYFPNKQQLIWNSSVFMLGSSFLFNLLILGIFTYTMLTIIRQKKLSDMKTDFINNMTHELKTPISTIQLACEILTDKSVPKTEAKIDRYASMIQEENYRLQDHVEKVLQFARLEKGNLKLNLSDIDLHVVLDEIVQKTMLQVTKLNGNLHTHFDAKHTIINGDLMHLTNVIYNLIDNAIKYAKPDVPPDITISTYNNDNQLVIAVTDNGIGMTKETQHKIFEQFYRVPTGNIHNVKGFGLGLSYAKLMTEQHGGYIRVNSKLGKGSTFEVHLPFVV, encoded by the coding sequence ATGCAAAACATTCAAATAAGGTTGTTGATTTCTGTGATGGCCATATCTTTATTAGGTCTCATAATTCTTCAATACAAATGGATCAAAGAAGCGATAGCCGCAAAAGAGGCATTTTTTAGTTATACGGTCAATGAGGCATTGGAGAAAGTGGCTCATAAAATGGAGAAATTAGAAGCCGCACAGATAATGTGGTCAAGATACGGACCAATATCTGAACAGGATCCTAAAAATCTGCCCCCGCCGTTTACGCCACAAATTACCAAAACTGAAAAAATTACAATTGATTCAATCAATTCGGATAATACAGTTATAGTCAAAAAATCAGTTACCTCAAAAACCGGAGGTGCATTTTTAGGCGTATTGTTAGACATGGCTCCAGAAGAATTAGGGCCCGGAGTATTGGTAGCAAAAGTGATTGAAAACAGCCCTGCAGAAGCAGCCGGTTTGAAAGAGGGAGATATTATTACTGCTATTGATTCAATCAAAGTTTATGCCGCTTTGGATGTCCAACAAGTAGTTGGCAATCATACTGCCGGTGATAAGGTTGCAATCAGGTATAAACGTCCTCGCATTTTACAACCACAAACCTTAATTGCAGAAGCCACAATTGTCAAACCTAATGATGGGCTTAATCTGACGGACAATGATGTGGTGTACCAAAAGATGTTATCTGTTCAGCAGTTACAGCCTGATTCAAACATGTTATGGTTTGAAAATATTGACACTACCGCATTGGCTACCTTGGCTGTCAAGATGGAGCAAAGTTATCAACATATTCAAAGTATAGCAACAGAAATGTTGTTGATAAAAAAGCCCATTAAAGATCGTTTTGACCGAAAAGCTTTGGAAGCAACCTTGAAAGCAAATTTAAACAATGCAGGTATCAATATCCCCTATGAATATTGTTTGCGTTCCGGTGAAGAATGTACAACAAATAGTAATGTTGTGTATGCGAATTGTAAAGTTGCTGATTTGAGTAACGAAATTCTCTCCACGCCTTACCGGAAAACAATAGGTCAAAGTGCTCTTTTCGCCCCAACTGCAGAATTGTTGTTATATTTCCCGAACAAACAACAACTCATTTGGAACTCATCCGTTTTTATGTTGGGGTCTTCATTTTTGTTCAATTTGCTTATTCTGGGAATTTTTACCTATACCATGCTGACAATTATCCGTCAGAAAAAACTGTCGGATATGAAAACCGATTTTATCAATAATATGACACACGAGTTGAAAACTCCGATTTCAACCATCCAATTGGCTTGTGAAATTTTGACAGATAAATCGGTTCCTAAAACAGAAGCAAAAATTGACCGTTATGCTTCCATGATTCAGGAGGAAAACTACAGGTTACAAGACCATGTAGAAAAAGTGTTGCAATTTGCACGCCTCGAAAAAGGGAATCTGAAACTTAACTTAAGCGATATTGACCTGCATGTTGTTTTAGATGAAATAGTCCAAAAAACCATGTTACAGGTAACAAAACTAAATGGCAACCTGCATACTCATTTTGATGCAAAACATACTATAATCAACGGCGATTTGATGCATCTTACCAATGTCATTTATAATCTGATTGACAATGCTATCAAATATGCAAAACCGGATGTGCCGCCAGATATTACCATATCAACTTACAATAACGACAATCAATTAGTAATTGCCGTAACCGACAATGGTATTGGCATGACCAAAGAAACCCAACACAAAATATTTGAACAATTTTACCGCGTTCCAACCGGTAATATTCACAATGTAAAAGGATTTGGGTTGGGTTTAAGCTACGCAAAACTAATGACCGAACAGCATGGAGGTTATATTAGGGTAAACAGCAAACTTGGAAAAGGAAGCACTTTTGAAGTCCATCTTCCATTTGTTGTTTAA
- a CDS encoding cupin domain-containing protein: MFSSKMEGVTQTIIKQIGDKVYSELTLVSGSASPPEHLHLGFDENATVTKGTLTVKLNGETSELGAGSRISFQKGQYHTFSNKTDSEVVITCDKDTDYVPVSFAYSLAQFYPLMDSNSKLKMVHFFFKMSMFGDLFDSYVVDAPVNAQKTIKKILRPYARVLGYKLYDSNSKP; this comes from the coding sequence GTGTTCAGCAGCAAAATGGAAGGCGTTACGCAGACCATTATTAAACAAATCGGTGACAAAGTTTACAGCGAACTTACACTTGTTTCAGGGTCAGCAAGTCCACCGGAACATCTTCACCTTGGCTTTGACGAAAACGCAACCGTTACAAAAGGAACTTTAACAGTAAAGCTGAATGGCGAAACAAGTGAATTGGGAGCAGGTAGCAGAATAAGTTTCCAGAAAGGACAGTATCATACTTTTTCTAACAAGACTGATTCAGAAGTTGTAATCACTTGCGACAAAGACACCGATTATGTTCCTGTAAGTTTTGCATATTCTCTTGCACAGTTTTATCCGCTTATGGACAGTAATTCAAAACTAAAAATGGTTCATTTCTTTTTCAAAATGTCAATGTTTGGCGACCTGTTCGACAGCTATGTGGTTGACGCACCTGTAAACGCTCAAAAGACAATTAAAAAGATACTAAGACCATATGCAAGAGTGTTAGGATACAAACTTTACGACAGCAATTCAAAACCATGA
- a CDS encoding PDZ domain-containing protein produces the protein MKSIFRYFLIWIFLIISVLLTFRGTAFSQNSDSQIRVKIKSNINGQETIIDTVLNNSNEYQDLFQEFSIPDVQEAPDRYSDEFPLDEQGKFADKSHQRSQRYNKNDRSNKQAVSKNAALGVIISSDETDDDEEGVKIQTVIQGSAAESAGLQASDLILTINEKELYSAQELIEEVGNFSPGDMITIEYMRNSNRKTTTAILQEAENKQAYTPHQPDMNMDDFFNQDFWKDNPGMNDFQQQMEELMRKMEEMFSQIQPQEGEMQEQWKDFNPNQYEDYNDNNSAYPKNEVNTLKVDNLSLAFNPSDKQIEIYFSLENKSPIVVKLYDSKGNKIFEEEVNNFKGNFSKTISVGKASFSENFILKINQDGKTYNKKIETK, from the coding sequence ATGAAATCAATATTCCGGTATTTTTTAATCTGGATCTTTCTGATAATTTCCGTCCTTTTAACTTTCCGTGGCACTGCCTTTAGTCAGAATTCCGATTCTCAAATCAGGGTTAAAATCAAATCCAACATCAACGGACAAGAAACTATTATTGATACTGTTTTAAACAACAGCAATGAATATCAGGATTTGTTTCAGGAATTTAGTATTCCTGATGTTCAGGAAGCCCCTGACAGGTATTCGGATGAATTTCCTTTGGATGAACAAGGAAAATTTGCTGACAAGTCACATCAAAGATCACAGAGGTATAACAAAAACGATCGTAGCAACAAACAAGCTGTATCTAAAAACGCAGCATTAGGAGTTATCATCAGTTCTGATGAGACAGATGATGATGAAGAAGGTGTTAAAATTCAAACGGTAATTCAAGGAAGTGCTGCGGAATCTGCAGGGCTACAGGCAAGTGATTTGATTTTGACTATCAATGAAAAAGAACTTTACTCGGCTCAAGAACTGATTGAAGAGGTAGGCAATTTTTCGCCCGGCGACATGATTACCATTGAATATATGCGAAACTCAAACCGGAAAACTACAACAGCAATTTTGCAGGAAGCCGAAAATAAACAGGCCTATACCCCCCATCAACCGGACATGAATATGGATGATTTCTTTAATCAGGATTTCTGGAAAGACAATCCCGGTATGAACGATTTTCAACAACAAATGGAAGAATTAATGCGAAAAATGGAAGAGATGTTTAGCCAAATACAACCACAAGAAGGTGAAATGCAGGAACAATGGAAAGATTTCAACCCGAATCAATATGAAGATTACAACGACAACAATTCTGCTTATCCCAAAAATGAAGTTAACACCCTTAAAGTTGACAATCTTAGCTTGGCCTTTAACCCTTCAGACAAACAAATTGAGATCTACTTTTCACTCGAAAACAAATCTCCAATCGTAGTTAAACTCTATGACAGCAAGGGTAATAAAATTTTTGAGGAAGAGGTAAACAACTTTAAAGGAAATTTTTCGAAAACAATTTCTGTTGGTAAAGCTTCTTTTTCTGAGAACTTTATCCTTAAAATTAATCAGGATGGAAAAACATACAATAAAAAAATTGAAACAAAATAA
- a CDS encoding tyrosine-type recombinase/integrase: MSLQIFPLFYKNEGKKIGLKTYPDATVKAVLRECGTLKYSKTYKCWYLPYEKAVFNQLKQQFTTLQIVETSNALVQTEPLAHHTDIASTSATVKTIKTDEEATPYLRIVAYENRGWLVHCSYDVGKKLKQELTKVVWLKDKQRWFVPARKGYFAKLKSITGWEVPLLSFDQHIPRNETVKMSVHPEKKEFVLVQLPYHAIAYQIIKSTKSRYYDKGKKCWRIINQYSIREGLAEKFKAAGITVEIPEEVYANTVKEGKYQHIKQNEDWIESLSATLQTVFMQYTDALMLRQYSWNTVKNYRLAFKEYCDAFAEQHPDAIAPAQAQAWLTRKVKEGWGESVMVTMICALRFYYIQIQRRKDWEFYLPFPRKSEKLPQVLSSKEVKSLFDAVDNLKHKTMLLFGYAAGLRVSEVASLQIKNIDSQRMVINIKAAKGKKDRCVMLSGTLLDVLRLYYKAYQPKTWLFEGQFDDHYSTRSIQAIFQAAKHKAGIRKDVSFHSLRHSFATHLHEAGTDIRIIQELLGHNSSKTTERYTHVSNRTIQRVLSPLDTLLK, encoded by the coding sequence ATGTCCTTGCAGATTTTTCCGCTCTTTTACAAAAACGAGGGTAAAAAGATAGGCTTAAAAACCTACCCCGATGCAACTGTAAAAGCAGTGTTACGGGAGTGCGGCACATTAAAATATAGCAAAACCTATAAATGCTGGTATTTACCTTACGAAAAAGCAGTTTTTAACCAACTAAAACAACAATTTACAACCCTCCAAATAGTTGAAACAAGCAACGCCCTTGTTCAGACTGAGCCTTTGGCTCATCATACTGATATAGCAAGCACCTCTGCAACTGTTAAAACGATAAAAACAGACGAAGAGGCTACCCCATACTTGCGTATAGTTGCTTATGAAAACCGAGGTTGGTTGGTACATTGCAGTTATGATGTAGGGAAGAAACTCAAACAGGAGCTTACCAAAGTAGTATGGCTAAAAGATAAACAACGTTGGTTTGTACCTGCCCGAAAGGGATATTTTGCAAAACTTAAATCAATCACGGGCTGGGAGGTTCCGTTACTATCCTTTGATCAGCACATACCCCGAAACGAAACGGTAAAGATGTCAGTCCATCCGGAGAAGAAAGAATTTGTATTAGTTCAGCTACCTTATCATGCAATTGCTTACCAAATCATCAAAAGTACTAAAAGCCGCTATTATGATAAGGGCAAAAAGTGTTGGCGCATAATCAACCAATATTCTATTCGGGAAGGTTTGGCAGAAAAATTCAAAGCCGCGGGTATCACTGTAGAAATTCCGGAAGAAGTATATGCAAATACAGTAAAAGAAGGGAAATACCAACACATAAAACAAAACGAAGATTGGATAGAAAGTCTATCTGCCACCCTTCAAACGGTTTTTATGCAATATACAGATGCCCTGATGTTACGGCAATATAGCTGGAATACGGTAAAAAACTACCGTTTGGCTTTTAAAGAATACTGTGATGCTTTCGCAGAACAACACCCCGATGCTATTGCGCCGGCTCAAGCACAGGCATGGCTCACAAGAAAAGTTAAAGAAGGGTGGGGCGAATCTGTAATGGTAACCATGATTTGCGCCTTGCGATTTTATTATATACAGATTCAACGGCGCAAAGATTGGGAGTTTTATTTACCCTTTCCCCGAAAGTCAGAAAAACTGCCACAAGTATTAAGCTCTAAAGAAGTAAAATCGCTTTTTGATGCGGTAGATAATCTGAAACACAAAACCATGCTTTTGTTCGGTTATGCTGCGGGTTTGCGGGTAAGTGAAGTGGCGAGTTTGCAAATAAAAAATATAGACTCACAACGTATGGTTATCAATATAAAAGCAGCAAAAGGAAAAAAAGACCGATGTGTGATGCTTTCAGGAACTTTATTAGACGTGTTGCGCTTATACTACAAAGCCTATCAACCCAAAACATGGCTATTTGAAGGACAGTTCGACGACCATTATAGTACGAGGAGTATTCAAGCTATATTTCAAGCAGCAAAACATAAAGCAGGTATTCGCAAAGATGTGAGTTTTCATAGCCTCAGACATAGTTTTGCGACACATCTGCATGAAGCCGGTACAGATATACGAATCATTCAAGAACTTTTGGGGCATAATAGTTCTAAAACGACCGAACGATATACCCATGTAAGCAATAGAACTATCCAACGGGTGCTAAGCCCTTTGGATACTTTGCTAAAGTAA
- a CDS encoding type II toxin-antitoxin system PemK/MazF family toxin, with amino-acid sequence MELKKGMIITVDLNPIKGSETGKIRSCVIVSNDV; translated from the coding sequence ATGGAACTAAAAAAAGGAATGATCATAACCGTTGACCTTAATCCTATTAAGGGTTCAGAGACAGGAAAAATTAGATCTTGCGTAATAGTTTCAAATGATGTGTAA